Proteins from one Mycobacterium sp. SMC-2 genomic window:
- a CDS encoding ABC transporter permease — protein sequence MVTVFDQPTYPALRPVRAMGDFFVMTLDTFVSMFRPPFAWREYLFQCWFVARVSTLPGVLMTIPWAVISGFLFNVLLTDIGAADFSGTGCAIFTVDQSAPIVTVLVVAGAGATAMCADLGARTIREELDALRVMGINPIQALAVPRVLAATTVSLALSSVVTATGLIGAFFCSVFLMHVSAGAWVTGLTTLTHTVDVIISMIKATLFGLMAGLIACYKGMSVDGGPAGVGRAVNETVVFAFIVLFVINIIVTAVGMPFMVS from the coding sequence ATGGTGACGGTGTTCGATCAACCGACCTATCCGGCGTTGAGGCCCGTCCGCGCGATGGGCGACTTCTTCGTGATGACGCTGGACACTTTCGTGTCCATGTTCAGGCCACCGTTCGCGTGGCGTGAATACCTGTTCCAGTGCTGGTTCGTGGCCAGGGTGTCGACGCTGCCGGGCGTGTTGATGACGATCCCGTGGGCGGTGATTTCGGGCTTCCTCTTCAACGTCTTGTTGACCGATATCGGTGCCGCGGATTTTTCCGGCACCGGCTGTGCGATCTTCACCGTGGACCAAAGCGCCCCGATCGTCACGGTGTTGGTGGTCGCGGGCGCCGGCGCCACCGCCATGTGTGCCGATCTGGGCGCACGCACCATCCGCGAAGAACTCGATGCGCTGCGGGTGATGGGCATCAACCCCATTCAAGCCCTGGCCGTACCCCGCGTGCTGGCGGCCACGACGGTGTCGCTGGCCCTGAGTTCGGTGGTGACTGCGACGGGTCTCATCGGCGCGTTCTTTTGCTCCGTATTTCTCATGCACGTCTCGGCGGGTGCGTGGGTGACGGGTCTGACCACCCTTACCCACACCGTCGATGTCATCATCTCGATGATCAAGGCGACGCTATTCGGGCTGATGGCGGGCCTGATCGCGTGCTACAAGGGCATGTCGGTCGACGGCGGCCCGGCCGGCGTCGGCAGAGCGGTGAACGAGACCGTGGTGTTCGCCTTCATAGTCTTGTTCGTCATCAACATCATCGTCACCGCCGTCGGCATGCCGTTCATGGTGTCGTGA
- a CDS encoding NAD(P)/FAD-dependent oxidoreductase, which translates to MTGKDTLRYGGFGGRHAIVIGASTTGMVASAVAARHFDSVTSIDRDRLPDEPRWRKGVPQSHHGHILLRGGQNVFNHYFPGLTTDLLAKGSVEVDMANDICWYHSGGWKKRFDSGLTMLCQTRGFLEYYIRQRLMQVPNVTMLENTKVQAYGARGGRITGVELADGTFLEADLVIDASGRNSDTPRHLNSHGFGSPEVSELKVDIGYSTTLFTPPDSARDWKALLIHSRPPATRTAALLPTEGGRWIVTLLGWQGDYVACQGDGTTVLP; encoded by the coding sequence ATGACTGGGAAAGACACGCTTCGCTACGGCGGCTTTGGCGGGCGGCATGCCATCGTGATCGGCGCCAGCACGACAGGCATGGTCGCATCCGCCGTTGCTGCAAGGCATTTCGACTCGGTGACCAGCATCGACCGGGATCGCCTACCGGATGAACCGCGATGGCGAAAAGGCGTGCCTCAGTCGCATCACGGCCACATCCTGCTGCGCGGCGGGCAGAACGTTTTCAACCACTATTTCCCGGGACTGACCACCGACTTACTCGCCAAGGGCTCGGTGGAAGTCGACATGGCCAACGACATCTGTTGGTACCACTCCGGAGGATGGAAGAAGCGTTTCGACAGTGGGCTGACCATGCTGTGCCAAACTAGGGGTTTCCTCGAGTACTACATCCGCCAGCGGCTGATGCAGGTGCCTAACGTGACGATGCTGGAGAACACCAAGGTGCAGGCTTACGGGGCACGCGGCGGTCGCATCACGGGCGTAGAACTCGCCGACGGGACGTTCCTGGAGGCGGACCTGGTCATCGACGCGAGCGGGCGCAACTCCGACACCCCTCGGCACCTAAATTCGCACGGATTCGGATCTCCCGAAGTCAGCGAGCTCAAGGTCGATATCGGGTATTCCACTACGCTTTTCACACCACCCGACAGCGCCCGTGACTGGAAGGCGCTGTTGATCCACTCCAGACCTCCTGCCACCCGCACCGCGGCGCTGTTGCCTACCGAAGGTGGCCGCTGGATTGTGACCCTCCTCGGCTGGCAGGGTGACTATGTCGCTTGCCAGGGTGATGGGACCACCGTTTTGCCATGA
- a CDS encoding SDR family NAD(P)-dependent oxidoreductase, translating into MNERYFGKTVLVTGAASGIGRAIAFAAGREGARLILGDVQHDRLTQTAAQLRADGVAVYHAGCDVSNTAEVDELVNRGSDEIGPIDVAFANAGVLGTPGDVWTYPEDEFTNILDINVAGTWRTIRAVLPGMIGRRRGIIVATASAAGVIGPAGLPAYVASKHAVVGLVKSTAMNVAPYGIRVNAFCPHMVDTPMLDKVTNETPGLRESLDQQTPLGRVATSEEVARSALWLGSDDSSYVTGHPLLVDGGLVAQ; encoded by the coding sequence GTGAACGAGCGATATTTTGGCAAGACGGTGTTGGTGACCGGGGCCGCCTCCGGCATCGGCCGCGCCATCGCGTTTGCCGCTGGCCGCGAAGGCGCCCGGCTGATCCTCGGTGATGTCCAGCATGATCGGTTGACTCAAACCGCCGCGCAGTTGAGGGCGGACGGTGTGGCGGTCTATCACGCAGGGTGCGACGTATCGAACACCGCTGAAGTCGACGAACTCGTTAACCGCGGATCGGACGAGATCGGGCCGATCGACGTAGCATTCGCCAACGCCGGCGTCCTCGGGACCCCCGGGGACGTGTGGACCTACCCGGAGGACGAATTCACCAACATCCTCGATATCAACGTCGCCGGCACCTGGAGAACCATCCGGGCAGTCCTGCCGGGAATGATCGGGCGACGGCGCGGGATCATCGTCGCCACGGCATCGGCGGCCGGTGTCATCGGGCCCGCGGGGCTTCCCGCGTATGTCGCGAGTAAGCATGCCGTGGTCGGCCTTGTGAAGTCCACCGCCATGAACGTGGCGCCCTACGGCATCCGAGTCAACGCTTTCTGTCCGCACATGGTCGACACCCCGATGCTCGACAAGGTGACCAACGAGACTCCGGGCCTACGTGAATCGCTGGACCAGCAGACCCCGCTCGGGCGGGTGGCGACATCGGAAGAGGTGGCCCGTTCCGCACTCTGGCTGGGATCGGATGACTCGAGCTACGTGACCGGTCATCCGCTGCTCGTCGACGGTGGGCTGGTGGCTCAATAG
- a CDS encoding alpha/beta fold hydrolase, giving the protein MIHKNIGCGGTRIHAVEQGSGPLVILLHGFPESWYSWRHQIPVLANAGYRVVAIDQRGFGRSSKFRVNSAYRIDEVVADVEALVDVYGEDQAVVVGHDWGAPVAWTFAWLHPQRCRGVVGVSVPFAGRGLIGLPGCPFGETRPRDYHIELAGPGRTFYQDYFSEQNGIINEIEEDLRKWFLGLTYTVSGEAVAAAIATGSVPADPIEALRFGPLCMANGARLDDAFVWPDAMPEWFTEDDLEFYVNEFERAGFSGGLAFYHNVDAGWEVLADVERRKLTPPAMFIGGEYDVATIWGAEAIARADERMSDYRGSYLIPGAGHWIQQEKPSETNRLLLSFLDQLP; this is encoded by the coding sequence ATGATTCACAAGAACATCGGTTGCGGCGGAACGCGCATCCATGCGGTGGAGCAGGGATCCGGCCCATTGGTCATTCTGCTTCACGGGTTTCCGGAGTCCTGGTATTCCTGGCGCCATCAGATTCCGGTGCTGGCGAATGCGGGCTACCGCGTGGTGGCGATCGACCAGCGGGGATTCGGAAGATCGTCGAAGTTCCGGGTCAACAGCGCCTACCGCATCGACGAGGTCGTCGCCGACGTCGAAGCGTTGGTCGATGTCTATGGCGAGGACCAGGCCGTGGTGGTCGGCCACGACTGGGGCGCCCCGGTCGCATGGACGTTCGCCTGGCTTCACCCGCAGCGATGCCGAGGTGTCGTCGGTGTGAGCGTTCCGTTCGCGGGCCGCGGCCTGATCGGATTGCCCGGCTGCCCGTTCGGGGAAACCCGTCCACGTGACTACCACATCGAACTCGCCGGCCCGGGTAGGACGTTCTACCAGGACTACTTCTCCGAGCAGAACGGAATCATCAACGAGATCGAAGAAGACCTTCGGAAGTGGTTCCTCGGACTGACGTATACGGTGTCGGGCGAGGCCGTCGCCGCCGCGATCGCCACCGGATCAGTGCCGGCGGATCCGATCGAGGCACTGCGCTTCGGGCCACTGTGCATGGCGAATGGAGCCAGGCTCGACGATGCATTCGTCTGGCCGGACGCGATGCCCGAGTGGTTCACCGAGGACGATCTGGAGTTCTACGTCAACGAGTTCGAACGGGCGGGCTTCTCAGGCGGTTTGGCGTTCTACCACAACGTCGACGCTGGCTGGGAAGTGCTCGCGGACGTCGAGCGTCGAAAGTTGACGCCGCCGGCGATGTTCATCGGCGGCGAGTACGACGTGGCGACGATCTGGGGTGCCGAGGCGATTGCGCGCGCCGACGAGAGGATGTCCGATTACCGGGGCAGCTATCTCATTCCCGGTGCGGGCCACTGGATCCAACAGGAGAAGCCCTCCGAAACCAACCGGCTGCTCTTGAGCTTCCTCGACCAGTTGCCATGA
- the istA gene encoding IS21 family transposase: MSYREVSVIEVREMLRLWLQGHGLREVARLSGTDRKTVRRYVDRARACGLDRDGDGCQLTDELLAAVIAGVRPSRPNGKSQAWETIAAQHEQIKAWLKQDLTLTKVHTLLGRRGVVVSYRTLHRYATTELGFGIRQATVPVADCEPGAELQVDFGRLGMLTDAADGRRRVVQGLIFTAVYSRHMFVWPTYRQTLHEVIAGFEAAWAFFGGVFAVAIPDNMKAIVDKADATDPKLNDAFREYAQARGFVVDPTRIRSPRDKPRVERCVQYVRSNFFAGEDFRNLSDCRARAEQWCGQVAGMRIHGTTRLRPAEVFATDELPHLKPAPDEVFDIPTWSRPKVAPDRHVQVAKALYSVPGELIGRRLDARVDARTVKLYWRGELIKVHPVMAPGRRHTDPADLPAEVSVYAMRDINTLQRKASAHGQHVGAYAAAVLEHPLPWTKMRQVYRLLGLVRRHGADAVDDACQRALDAEVIDVGLIERMLTRGAGAQLPLIPNPPQASRFVRAATDFAVRRPS, encoded by the coding sequence ATGAGCTACCGGGAGGTGTCGGTGATCGAAGTCAGGGAGATGCTGCGGTTGTGGCTGCAGGGTCATGGGTTGCGCGAGGTGGCCCGGTTATCGGGCACGGACCGCAAAACGGTGCGCCGGTATGTGGACCGCGCCCGCGCGTGCGGGCTGGACCGTGACGGCGACGGGTGTCAGTTGACCGACGAGCTGTTGGCGGCGGTGATCGCCGGCGTGCGGCCGAGTCGGCCCAACGGCAAGAGCCAGGCCTGGGAGACCATCGCCGCCCAGCACGAGCAGATCAAGGCGTGGCTGAAGCAAGACTTGACTCTGACGAAGGTGCACACGCTGCTTGGGCGTCGGGGCGTGGTGGTGTCGTATCGAACGTTGCATCGCTATGCCACAACGGAATTGGGGTTCGGGATTCGGCAGGCCACGGTGCCGGTGGCCGATTGCGAGCCCGGTGCTGAACTGCAGGTCGATTTCGGTCGGCTCGGAATGCTCACTGATGCCGCGGATGGCCGCCGGCGGGTAGTGCAGGGGTTGATCTTCACTGCGGTGTATTCGCGGCACATGTTCGTCTGGCCGACCTACCGGCAGACGCTTCACGAGGTGATCGCCGGGTTTGAGGCCGCGTGGGCATTCTTCGGCGGGGTGTTCGCGGTGGCGATCCCCGACAACATGAAGGCCATCGTCGACAAGGCTGATGCGACCGATCCGAAACTTAATGACGCCTTCCGCGAATACGCTCAGGCGCGGGGCTTCGTCGTGGACCCCACCCGCATCCGCAGCCCGCGCGACAAGCCTAGGGTTGAGCGCTGTGTCCAATATGTTCGGTCGAATTTCTTTGCTGGAGAAGACTTTCGGAATCTGAGTGACTGCCGGGCACGAGCCGAGCAGTGGTGTGGGCAGGTGGCGGGGATGCGGATACACGGCACCACTCGGCTGCGCCCGGCCGAGGTATTCGCCACCGACGAGCTACCCCACCTCAAACCGGCACCCGACGAGGTGTTCGACATCCCGACCTGGAGCCGGCCCAAGGTGGCTCCCGATCGGCACGTGCAGGTCGCCAAGGCGCTCTACAGCGTTCCCGGTGAGCTGATTGGGCGCCGGCTGGATGCCCGGGTGGATGCGCGCACGGTGAAGCTGTATTGGCGCGGTGAGCTGATCAAGGTCCATCCGGTCATGGCGCCAGGACGCCGCCATACCGACCCCGCTGATCTACCGGCCGAGGTGTCGGTCTATGCGATGCGAGATATCAACACCTTGCAGCGCAAGGCATCCGCACACGGGCAGCATGTCGGCGCCTACGCGGCGGCGGTGCTGGAGCATCCGCTGCCGTGGACCAAGATGCGCCAGGTCTACCGACTCCTGGGACTGGTGCGCCGCCACGGCGCCGACGCGGTCGATGACGCCTGCCAGCGCGCGCTGGACGCCGAGGTCATCGACGTCGGGCTGATCGAGCGCATGCTTACCCGCGGTGCCGGCGCACAGCTGCCGCTGATCCCGAACCCGCCGCAGGCGTCGCGGTTCGTCCGCGCGGCCACCGACTTCGCGGTGCGCAGGCCCTCATGA
- a CDS encoding ABC transporter permease: protein MAKTAVGEWVRMGSQVRFYASAIAGIPDAVMRYRGELLRVIAQMGLGVGTLAVIGGTVVIVGFLAMTTGAIVAVQGYNQFASVGVEALTGFASAFFNTREIQPGTVMVALAATVGAGATAQLGAMRINEEIDALEVIGIRSVSYLASTRVVAGVVVAVPLFCVGLMTAYLAARLGTTAVYGQGSGVYDHYFNTFLRPTDVLWSSFEVVVVALLIMLVCTYYGYTAHGGPAGVGEAVGRAVRASMVLASIAIVVMTLAIYGQSPNFHLAS, encoded by the coding sequence ATGGCGAAAACCGCTGTGGGCGAATGGGTCCGGATGGGATCACAGGTACGCTTCTATGCCAGCGCCATCGCCGGAATTCCGGATGCCGTCATGCGCTACCGCGGCGAGCTGCTGCGGGTGATTGCGCAAATGGGTTTGGGCGTAGGGACTCTCGCGGTGATCGGCGGAACGGTGGTCATCGTCGGGTTCCTGGCCATGACCACCGGTGCGATCGTGGCGGTGCAAGGCTACAACCAGTTCGCTTCCGTGGGCGTGGAGGCGCTAACCGGCTTCGCGTCCGCCTTTTTCAACACCCGCGAGATTCAACCCGGAACCGTCATGGTCGCGCTGGCCGCCACCGTCGGTGCCGGCGCCACGGCGCAGCTGGGGGCGATGCGGATCAACGAGGAAATCGATGCGCTCGAGGTGATTGGGATCCGCAGCGTCAGCTATCTGGCGAGCACCCGGGTAGTGGCCGGGGTGGTCGTGGCGGTCCCGCTCTTTTGCGTGGGCCTGATGACCGCATACCTGGCCGCACGCCTCGGCACCACGGCGGTTTATGGGCAGGGGTCCGGCGTGTACGACCACTACTTCAACACCTTCCTCCGCCCGACCGATGTGCTCTGGTCGTCGTTCGAAGTCGTTGTGGTCGCCCTCTTGATCATGCTGGTGTGCACCTATTACGGGTACACCGCGCACGGCGGGCCCGCCGGGGTGGGCGAAGCCGTCGGCCGGGCCGTGCGCGCCTCGATGGTCCTCGCGTCGATCGCGATAGTCGTCATGACGCTCGCAATCTATGGCCAATCCCCGAACTTCCACCTGGCGAGCTAG
- a CDS encoding limonene-1,2-epoxide hydrolase family protein codes for MADTKEASEALVRDFLGSWQGRSLDSICRGFADDAVYHNVPVEPVEGIAGIRAVFQGFLEAFSDAKLEIVSLAAEPGLVLVERVDYFTMNDGRTVVLPVTGVFEVKNGEITRFSDYFDLADFERQSGMKL; via the coding sequence ATGGCCGATACCAAGGAAGCCAGTGAAGCTCTCGTTCGAGACTTTCTCGGGTCGTGGCAGGGGCGCAGCCTCGACAGCATCTGCCGTGGCTTCGCCGACGACGCGGTCTATCACAACGTGCCGGTCGAGCCGGTCGAGGGCATCGCCGGAATACGCGCGGTGTTCCAAGGGTTCCTGGAGGCGTTCTCGGATGCCAAGCTCGAGATCGTGTCACTGGCCGCCGAGCCAGGGCTGGTGCTCGTCGAACGTGTCGACTACTTCACAATGAACGACGGCCGGACAGTCGTGTTGCCGGTGACCGGCGTGTTCGAGGTCAAAAACGGCGAGATCACGCGCTTCAGCGACTACTTTGACCTCGCGGACTTCGAGAGGCAGAGCGGGATGAAACTGTAG
- a CDS encoding AraC family transcriptional regulator codes for MRDIAVIAWHTPAQIALRCGAIRSRTHMSPGDFSILRPGYESTWQWSRSFQATVLYLNERRLTDFASEVFDRHVDRVAIREAFQVKDPVIQHGIAALAAELRRVAYGGALYKEALLTQLCVHMLRYHAETRLRAPASCPGALSAVQARQVAEYIEGNLAADLSLRSLARIAGMSQYHFARLFKKRFGGPPHAYVQQRRLERARQLILHSDMALKEVVGATGFCDQSHMTKSVKRAFDMTPAELRKLASAH; via the coding sequence TTGCGCGATATCGCCGTCATCGCCTGGCACACCCCGGCGCAGATCGCGCTGCGATGCGGCGCTATTCGCAGCCGGACACACATGAGCCCTGGGGACTTCTCCATCCTGAGGCCCGGCTATGAGTCGACATGGCAATGGAGCAGATCGTTCCAGGCGACGGTGCTGTATCTCAACGAGCGCCGCCTGACCGACTTCGCGTCGGAGGTCTTCGACCGCCACGTCGACAGAGTTGCGATTCGCGAGGCGTTCCAGGTCAAGGACCCCGTCATCCAGCACGGAATCGCGGCTTTGGCAGCCGAGTTGCGGCGAGTCGCCTACGGAGGTGCGCTCTACAAGGAGGCGCTGCTGACGCAGTTGTGCGTGCACATGCTGCGATACCACGCTGAGACGCGCCTGCGCGCGCCTGCTAGTTGTCCGGGCGCGCTGAGCGCCGTGCAAGCGCGCCAGGTCGCCGAGTACATAGAAGGCAATCTCGCGGCAGACCTGTCCCTGCGCTCGCTTGCCCGAATCGCGGGGATGAGCCAGTACCACTTCGCCCGGCTATTCAAGAAACGCTTCGGCGGTCCGCCACACGCCTATGTTCAGCAACGGCGCCTCGAGCGGGCGCGTCAGCTCATCCTGCACAGTGACATGGCGCTGAAGGAAGTCGTTGGTGCGACCGGCTTCTGCGACCAGAGCCATATGACCAAGTCGGTCAAGCGCGCATTCGACATGACACCCGCGGAGTTACGCAAGCTGGCCTCGGCTCACTAG
- a CDS encoding MCE family protein has product MSRGPTARRLHDGWWTLILFAAVGVVALVTAMSFGGTLRSYVPVTLTADRSGLVMDTGAKVMMRGVQVGRVSQIRDDKNGTSLRLEIEPDQIRYIPANVEAQISATTAFGAKFVDLVVPQKPSRSRLSAGAVLHSKNVSTEINTVFENVVDLLSMVDPLKLNAVLTAVADAVRGQGERIGRAGADLNQVLRALNARSETIRQDWRSLKNFSDTYGAAAQDIVTILNAVSTTSTTVVNHSKQLDALLLNAIGLSNSGANLLGYSRNNLVTSVNTLEPTTNLLLKYNPEYTCFLQGTKWYLDNGGYSAWGGADGRTLQLDVALLLGNDPYAYPDNLPLVAAKGGPGGRPGCGSLPDATKNFPVRELVTNTGWGTGLDIRPNPGIGHPCWADYFPVTRAVPKPPSIRQCIPGPAIGPNPGGPPYGAALYGPGGVPLWPGTPPAPPPAEPGPAPPP; this is encoded by the coding sequence ATGAGTCGCGGACCGACTGCGCGCCGTCTGCACGACGGTTGGTGGACGCTGATCCTGTTCGCGGCAGTCGGCGTGGTTGCCCTCGTGACGGCGATGTCCTTCGGCGGCACACTGCGGTCCTACGTCCCGGTGACGCTGACCGCGGACCGCTCCGGGCTGGTAATGGACACCGGCGCCAAAGTCATGATGCGCGGCGTGCAGGTCGGCAGGGTCAGCCAGATCCGCGACGACAAGAATGGAACCAGCCTCAGGCTGGAGATCGAGCCCGACCAAATCCGTTATATCCCTGCCAATGTCGAGGCACAGATCAGCGCCACCACCGCGTTCGGCGCGAAGTTCGTCGACCTGGTGGTACCGCAGAAGCCGAGCCGTTCCCGGCTGTCCGCCGGGGCCGTGCTGCATTCGAAAAACGTCAGCACCGAGATCAACACCGTCTTCGAGAACGTCGTCGACTTACTCAGCATGGTCGATCCGCTCAAATTGAACGCGGTGCTGACGGCGGTGGCCGATGCCGTACGGGGGCAAGGTGAACGGATAGGCAGGGCGGGCGCCGACCTCAACCAGGTGCTGCGGGCACTCAACGCGCGCAGCGAAACGATTCGCCAAGACTGGAGATCCCTCAAGAACTTCAGCGACACCTATGGCGCCGCCGCTCAAGACATCGTGACGATCCTCAACGCCGTGAGCACGACGAGCACCACCGTCGTGAATCACTCAAAGCAGCTGGACGCCCTGCTGCTCAACGCGATTGGCTTGTCGAATTCCGGAGCCAATCTGCTCGGGTACAGCAGGAACAATCTCGTCACTTCGGTCAACACCCTCGAGCCGACCACGAACCTTCTACTCAAATACAACCCCGAGTACACCTGCTTCCTGCAGGGCACCAAGTGGTATCTCGACAACGGCGGCTATTCCGCATGGGGTGGCGCCGACGGCCGAACGCTGCAACTCGATGTCGCGCTGTTGTTGGGCAACGACCCCTATGCCTATCCCGACAACCTGCCACTTGTCGCGGCCAAGGGCGGCCCCGGCGGAAGGCCGGGTTGTGGGTCCCTACCGGATGCCACGAAGAACTTCCCGGTGCGCGAGCTCGTCACCAACACGGGGTGGGGAACCGGGCTCGATATCAGGCCCAATCCCGGCATCGGGCATCCGTGCTGGGCCGATTACTTCCCGGTGACGCGCGCCGTGCCCAAGCCACCCTCGATCCGGCAATGCATTCCCGGGCCGGCAATCGGCCCGAATCCCGGGGGCCCACCGTATGGCGCGGCGCTGTATGGCCCGGGCGGAGTGCCGCTGTGGCCGGGAACACCGCCGGCCCCACCGCCGGCCGAACCCGGGCCGGCGCCACCACCGTAA
- the istB gene encoding IS21-like element helper ATPase IstB, with product MSTTRRPDATPAVKPIEVSADLKALMRRLKLGRLLDTLPERLALARSNRLPHHDFLEMLLADEVTRRDRESAARRAKTAQLDPQMQLQAWDDTAAVSYDRQLWAELTSLRFLADAYNVLIMGPVGVGKTFLANALGHIAVRRHHSVHTERADKLFKRLRGARLDGSYEDEMRKLHRVELLIIDDLALHRLEATETNDFYELIVERHRTASTVITSNREPPEILTMMADPLLAQSAMDRLQSAAYELVVEGESYRQRQKPRPRKPVNSDQPN from the coding sequence ATGAGCACAACCCGCCGCCCCGATGCCACCCCCGCGGTCAAGCCGATCGAGGTGTCTGCAGACCTCAAAGCGCTGATGCGCCGCCTCAAGCTCGGCCGCCTGCTCGACACCCTGCCCGAACGGCTCGCGCTGGCACGATCGAATCGGCTGCCACACCACGACTTCCTGGAAATGCTGCTAGCCGATGAGGTCACCCGCCGCGACCGCGAGTCCGCCGCCCGCCGCGCCAAGACAGCACAATTGGATCCGCAGATGCAGCTGCAGGCCTGGGATGACACCGCCGCGGTCAGCTACGACCGCCAACTATGGGCAGAGTTGACCTCGCTGCGGTTTCTGGCCGACGCCTACAACGTGCTCATCATGGGACCGGTCGGAGTCGGAAAAACGTTCCTGGCCAACGCATTAGGCCACATCGCCGTGCGACGTCACCACAGCGTGCATACCGAACGCGCCGACAAACTGTTCAAACGCCTCCGCGGAGCACGGCTAGACGGCAGCTATGAAGACGAGATGCGCAAACTACACCGCGTCGAGCTGCTCATCATCGATGACCTCGCGTTGCACCGGCTTGAGGCCACCGAGACCAATGACTTCTACGAGCTCATCGTGGAACGCCACCGCACCGCATCAACGGTCATCACCAGCAACCGCGAACCACCGGAGATCCTCACCATGATGGCCGACCCACTCCTGGCCCAGTCGGCGATGGACCGGCTCCAATCCGCGGCCTACGAACTCGTCGTCGAGGGCGAGTCCTACCGGCAACGCCAGAAACCCCGTCCTCGAAAGCCGGTCAATTCGGACCAGCCGAATTGA
- a CDS encoding TetR/AcrR family transcriptional regulator: MKTPAQPVRRRPKDRKQQILEQAAGLFIDRGFHSVKLEDIAEAAGVTARALYRHYDNKQALLAEAIRTGQDQYQSARRLTDNAAEPTPRPLNVDLPDLISAAVASRALTVLWQREARYLNEDDRAEVRRRINAIVVGMRDSVLLEVPDLSPQHSELRAWAVSSTLTSLGRHNLSLPGDELQECLYQACMAAALTPPVCALEPLDAARDDPDVLFSRYETLLAAGAHLFRAQGYPAVSTSEIGKGAGIAGPGLYRSFSSKQAILDALVRRLDEWRSLECIRALRANQQTPQRLRGLVEGHVRISLDAPDLVAVCVTELSHASSEVRDGYVRNQGDREALWIDLIGKLVPETSVAQARLLVAAAISFIEDVARTWHLTRYSGVADEITAIALSILTSRSESPKTH; encoded by the coding sequence ATTAAGACCCCGGCCCAACCCGTCAGGCGCCGTCCAAAGGACCGCAAGCAGCAGATCTTGGAGCAGGCCGCTGGGCTCTTCATCGACCGTGGCTTCCATTCGGTCAAGTTGGAGGACATTGCCGAAGCGGCAGGAGTCACCGCCCGCGCGTTGTATCGCCACTACGACAACAAACAGGCATTGCTCGCCGAGGCGATCCGAACCGGCCAGGATCAGTACCAGAGCGCGCGCCGTCTCACCGACAACGCGGCGGAACCGACCCCCCGGCCGCTGAATGTCGATCTGCCGGACCTGATTTCCGCGGCAGTCGCATCCCGGGCGTTGACGGTGCTATGGCAGCGTGAGGCCCGTTACCTCAACGAGGATGACCGGGCGGAGGTCCGGCGCCGCATCAATGCGATCGTGGTCGGCATGCGCGACAGCGTCCTCCTCGAGGTACCTGATCTGAGCCCGCAGCACTCGGAGCTGCGGGCCTGGGCGGTTTCCAGCACCCTGACCAGCCTGGGGAGGCACAACCTGAGCCTGCCCGGAGACGAACTGCAAGAGTGCCTGTACCAAGCGTGCATGGCTGCCGCGCTTACTCCTCCCGTATGCGCGTTAGAGCCTCTCGACGCCGCGCGAGACGACCCAGATGTGTTGTTCTCTCGCTACGAAACGCTGCTCGCGGCAGGCGCACACCTGTTTCGTGCGCAGGGTTATCCGGCCGTCAGCACCAGTGAAATCGGGAAAGGCGCCGGGATCGCGGGCCCCGGACTGTACCGCTCGTTTTCCTCCAAGCAGGCGATCCTGGATGCACTCGTCCGTCGTCTCGACGAGTGGCGGAGCCTGGAGTGCATCCGCGCGTTACGCGCGAATCAGCAAACTCCGCAGCGGCTGCGCGGACTCGTCGAAGGCCATGTCCGAATCAGCCTGGACGCTCCGGACCTTGTTGCCGTTTGCGTCACAGAACTGTCCCACGCCTCCAGCGAGGTGCGCGACGGCTATGTGAGAAACCAAGGCGATCGTGAGGCCCTGTGGATCGACCTCATCGGGAAGCTGGTCCCCGAGACCAGCGTTGCCCAGGCGCGACTCCTTGTCGCGGCAGCGATCAGCTTCATCGAAGACGTAGCTCGTACCTGGCATCTCACGCGATATAGCGGGGTCGCGGACGAAATCACCGCCATCGCGCTATCGATCCTGACAAGCCGCTCCGAATCCCCCAAAACGCACTGA